GCGTTCGTCCCCTCGCTGGCGGCACCCGCTCACTGCACGCGCTCGAACGCCGGGGTGTGCGGTTCGTGCAAACCGAGGTGACGGGGATCGATCCCGCCGCTCGCCAGGTCGACACCGATGCAGGCAGCTTCGACGCCGATGCGCTGCTGATCGCCCTCGGCGCCATCCACGCGCCGGCCCACCTCTCCCTGCTCGACGCGCCCGGCGCGCACGACCTCTACGACCCCGCCGCCCTGCCCCTGATGCGCGCGGAGCTCGACTCGGTCGTCGACGGTCGGGTGCTGGTGTCGATCCTGGGCGGCCCGTTCCAGTGCCCGCCGGCCCCGTTCGAGGCGGTGCTGGCCCTCGACGAGCGACTGCGCCGTCGCGGGGTGCGCGACCGGGTGGAGGTGGCGATCTCCACCCCCCAGCCGATGACCCTTCCGGTGGCCGGGGTGGACGCGAGCCGCTACCTGGCATCGCACCTCGGCGAGCGGGGCATCCAGTTGCTGGCCGAGCATGCGGTGGACCGCGTCGACGGTGCGGGGCGGACGGTGACGTTCACGAACGGCACCTCGCTGGGCTACTCGGTGCTGCTCGGTGTGCCCGCCGCCAGTGCACCACCGGTGCTGGCCACCGCCGGGCTCATCGGTCCGTCCGGGTTCGTCGAGCCCGATCCGCGCA
This region of Rhabdothermincola sediminis genomic DNA includes:
- a CDS encoding NAD(P)/FAD-dependent oxidoreductase — its product is MARVVIIGGGFGGLAAAHELRSAHPELEVTLLDRRDHFFMGFAKLWDLAGVRPLAGGTRSLHALERRGVRFVQTEVTGIDPAARQVDTDAGSFDADALLIALGAIHAPAHLSLLDAPGAHDLYDPAALPLMRAELDSVVDGRVLVSILGGPFQCPPAPFEAVLALDERLRRRGVRDRVEVAISTPQPMTLPVAGVDASRYLASHLGERGIQLLAEHAVDRVDGAGRTVTFTNGTSLGYSVLLGVPAASAPPVLATAGLIGPSGFVEPDPRTLRTRFDRVYAVGDCTHIPNASGALPKAGVFAASQGAVAARNIAAELLGGESARFDGYGLCFLELPGQRVAFVEGDFLAEPQPEVTLTSADHERYLRKQAFERERLDAWLG